From the Arvicola amphibius chromosome 2, mArvAmp1.2, whole genome shotgun sequence genome, one window contains:
- the Fam136a gene encoding protein FAM136A: MAEVQQLRVQEAVDAMVKSVEKENIRKMQGLMFRCSANCCEDNQASMQQVHQCIERCHAPLAQAQALVTSELERFQDRLARCTMHCNDKAKDSIDAGNKEQQVKRQLDSCVAKCVDDHMHLIPTMTKKMKESLSSIGK; the protein is encoded by the exons ATGGCGGAGGTGCAGCAACTCCGAGTGCAGGAGGCCGTGGACGCCATGGTGAAAAGTGTGGAGAAAGAGAACATCCGGAAGATGCAG ggtcTCATGTTCCGGTGCAGCGCCAACTGCTGTGAGGACAACCAGGCATCTATGCAGCAGGTGCACCAATGCATCGAACGCTGCCATGCACCTTTGGCTCAAGCCCAGGCCTTGGTGACTAGTGAGCTGGAACGGTTCCAG GACCGTCTGGCCCGGTGCACCATGCATTGCAATGACAAAGCCAAAGACTCCATAGATGCAGGAAATAAAGAGCAGCAAGTGAAGCGACAGCTGGACAGCTGTGTGGCCAAGTGTGTGGATGACCACATGCACCTCATCCCAACAATGACCAAAAAGATGAAGGAGTCTTTGTCATCCATCGGGAAATAA